Proteins encoded in a region of the Zea mays cultivar B73 chromosome 2, Zm-B73-REFERENCE-NAM-5.0, whole genome shotgun sequence genome:
- the LOC100192517 gene encoding uncharacterized protein LOC100192517 (The RefSeq protein has 2 substitutions compared to this genomic sequence) codes for MAIDDESPLRVNPRGGAMGGGERDGAENQRWPPWLKPLLGTSFFGQCKLHADAHKSECNMYCLDCMNGALCSQCLAYHRDHHAIQIRRSSYHDVIRVSEIQKVLDISGVQTYIINSARVVFLNERPQPRPGKGVTNTCEVCERSLLDTFRFCSLGCKIVRTSGDFRIRKKHAIVAKKKREKKHAPQQKQHRGAADSADDDDDDSSTSTSGGSDKSSVVQSFTPSTPPATTANSFRAGKRRKGVPHRSPFGSLVVEF; via the exons ATGGCAATCGACGATGAATCGCCGCTCAGAGTCAACACCAGAGGCGGCGCCATG GGAGGAGGGGAGCGTGACGGCGGGGAGAACCAGCGGTGGCCGCCGTGGCTGAAGCCGCTGCTGGGGACGAGCTTCTTCGGCCAATGCAAGCTGCACGCGGACGCGCACAAGAGCGAGTGCAACATGTACTGCCTCGACTGCATGAACGGCGCGCTCTGCTCCCAGTGCCTCGCCTACCACCGCGACCACCACGCCATCCAG ATACGGAGGTCCTCCTACCACGACGTGATCCGGGTGTCGGAGATCCAGAAGGTGCTGGACATCAGCGGCGTGCAGACCTACATCATCAACAGCGCGCGCGTGGTGTTCCTGAACGAGCGGCCGCAGCCGAGGCCCGGCAAGGGCGTCACCAACACCTGCGAGGTCTGCGAGCGCAGCCTCCTCGACACCTTCCGCTTCTGCTCCCTCGGCTGCAAG ATCGTCAGGACCTCCGGCGACTTCCGCATCCGGAAGAAGCACGCCATCGTCGcaaagaagaagagggagaagaagcatGCGCCGCAGCAGAAGCAGCACAGGGGCGCGGCGGACTCggcggacgacgacgacgacgactcgtcCACCAGCACcagcggcggcagcgacaagagcAGCGTGGTGCAGAGCTtcaccccgtcgaccccgccggcGACGACCGCCAACAGCTTCCGCGCCGGGAAGCGGCGCAAGGGCGTGCCGCACCGGTCGCCGTTCGGCAGCCTCGTGGTGGAGTTCTAG